In Drosophila simulans strain w501 chromosome 3R, Prin_Dsim_3.1, whole genome shotgun sequence, a single window of DNA contains:
- the LOC6727893 gene encoding mitochondrial import inner membrane translocase subunit Tim16: MAKYIAQIIVLGAQAVGRAFTKALRQEIAASQEAARRAGGGKQGDKSAESNLRTGMTLEEAKQILNIDDPKNVDAIIKNYEHLFQVNERSKGGSFYIQSKVFRAKERLDHEIKAHEQPRSSNTEAAQETAEESQSRARQRR, encoded by the exons ATGGCCAAGTATATCGCCCAGATCATCGTGTTGGGCGCCCAGGCAGTGGGAAGAGCCTTCACCAAGGCGCTGCGCCAGGAGATCGCCGCATCCCAGGAAGCAGCACGACGGGCGGGTGGTGGCAAGCAGGGCGACAAGAGCGCCGAGTCCAACCTGCGCACAG GCATGACGCTGGAGGAAGCCAAGCAGATCCTGAATATAGATGACCCCAAGAACGTGGACGCTATCATCAAGAACTACGAGCATCTGTTTCAAGTGAACGAACGCTCCAAAGGCGGCTCCTTCTATATCCAGTCAAAGGTTTTCCGGGCGAAAGAGCGGTTGGACCATGAAATTAAGGCCCATGAGCAGCCGAGGTCGTCGAATACGGAAGCAGCTCAAGAGACGGCGGAGGAGTCTCAGAGCAGAGCGCGGCAGCGGCGCTGA
- the LOC6727894 gene encoding uncharacterized protein LOC6727894 — MTQEPNWKKDYDRLVREHLNDQNQAKTLQRQIRHFRSKRVRLQNEIEAESKSMDVWVKMMENLHRGVERFQHNHLLTPKKRKQLRRIMRKLPLSSLDEQVRLMEVSEQLVPKPCKETPKPPKGNERQFIKYSVPHQKKNCDPNNQSPVDKRLARLYANLKALQKIHEQTSSVIADIRSLMATIDYLERGNCTKIKITPAEGSRPSIKATIELDRLRRTKNGNHYTRESMDVRPPYILDHVPQLKPNIFDALGRKAKKSKPKH; from the coding sequence ATGACTCAGGAACCCAACTGGAAAAAGGATTACGACCGCCTGGTCCGCGAGCATTTGAATGATCAGAATCAGGCGAAAACGCTACAACGACAAATACGGCACTTTCGGTCAAAGCGCGTACGACTCCAGAATGAAATCGAGGCGGAGAGCAAGAGCATGGACGTTTGGGTAAAGATGATGGAGAACTTGCACCGCGGAGTGGAGCGCTTTCAGCACAACCACCTGCTCACGCCCAAAAAGCGCAAGCAGCTGCGCCGCATAATGCGAAAGCTGCCCTTGAGCAGTTTGGATGAGCAGGTGCGACTGATGGAGGTGTCGGAGCAGTTGGTGCCCAAGCCGTGCAAGGAGACTCCTAAACCACCGAAGGGCAACGAACGCCAGTTCATCAAGTACTCAGTTCCGCATCAGAAAAAGAACTGCGATCCCAATAATCAATCCCCCGTGGACAAACGGCTGGCCAGGCTATATGCCAATCTGAAGGCTCTGCAAAAAATCCACGAGCAGACCTCGTCCGTCATCGCTGATATACGTTCCCTGATGGCCACTATTGACTATTTGGAGCGCGGAAACTGCACCAAGATAAAGATCACTCCAGCGGAGGGTTCCAGGCCGTCAATAAAGGCCACCATCGAATTGGATCGGCTGCGCAGGACCAAGAACGGTAACCACTACACTCGGGAAAGTATGGACGTACGTCCTCCGTACATCCTTGACCATGTGCCGCAATTGAAACCAAACATTTTCGACGCTCTGGGAAGAAAGGCGAAAAAGTCAAAACCTAAGCACTGA
- the LOC6727895 gene encoding F-box/LRR-repeat protein 7 — protein sequence MSHKTSNRRSSDLECPLASLGRNSNAVRDHYHHPHPLSSSPLDPQAYKMMSRKSPNPGLEVAEALASRSSTPPSDQAVASSTAAAVLHMVQQKAATFELRGRHSRPTDQQTNYGAHSTASVGRHAKKSPELPAPASRNVAPVPQPRNFLTLEHVLQFGTQRPSWMHGNSADTEDSSDNNAGGGGAGSGSGGAGGRRRAQGGRCSVPTVLSSNGSGGNGAQYLLDKKMESLYLGNALRALPLGAEASQFQNERYYLEDYSSGSGNERLPERLHHPRTSSPSETSGSDRYLLNRSSNSNHLHSKGQSLSDGLCNLGRFSPSLDQGYATLVSPSPTGHHSSGGAGNVTNSTTASGAGIMASSTPTTTPRRGASSNGLGGGAASGTAIGPPPWNRKGPFRCGPLFDRLPDEAVVRIFSWLDSCELCNVARVCRRFEHLAWRPILWKVISLRGEHLNGDKTLKMIFRQLCGQSCNGACPEVERVMLADGCRISDKGLQLLTRRCPELTHLQLQTCVDISNQALVEALTKCSNLQHLDVTGCSQVSSISPNPHMEPPRRLLLQYLDLTDCMAIDDMGLKIVVKNCPQLVYLYLRRCIQVTDAGLKFVPSFCVSLKELSVSDCLNITDFGLYELAKLGAALRYLSVAKCERVSDAGLKVIARRCYKLRYLNARGCEAVSDDSITVLARSCPRLRALDIGKCDVSDAGLRALAESCPNLKKLSLRSCDMITDRGVQCIAYYCRGLQQLNIQDCPVSIEGYRAVKKYCKRCIIEHTNPGFC from the exons ATGTCGCACAAGACGAGCAACCGTCGCAGCAGCGACCTGGAGTGTCCACTTGCTTCATTGGGCCGCAACAGCAATGCGGTACGTGACCACTACCACCATCCGCATCCGCTGAGCTCCAGTCCGCTGGATCCACAAGCCTACAAGATGATGTCCCGCAAGTCACCCAATCCCGGCCTGGAGGTGGCTGAAGCGCTGGCCTCGCGCAGCTCTACGCCGCCCAGCGACCAGGCTGTGGCATCCTCGACGGCGGCAGCAGTGCTCCATATGGTGCAGCAAAAAGCGGCTACCTTCGAGCTGAGAGGCCGGCACTCGCGACCAACCGATCAGCAGACCAACTATGGAGCCCACTCCACGGCTTCGGTGGGTAGGCATGCGAAGAAGTCCCCAGAACTACCAGCTCCGGCGTCGAGGAACGTGGCTCCCGTACCACAGCCGCGGAACTTCCTAACACTAGAACATGTCCTGCAATTTGGAACCCAGCGACCCAGTTGGATGCACGGCAACAGTGCGGATACGGAGGACTCGAGTGACAACAACGCGGGTGGCGGTGGAGCtggaagtggcagtggtggagctggaggacGAAGACGTGCCCAAGGTGGCCGCTGCAGTGTGCCCACTGTACTCAGCAGcaatggcagcggcggcaatgGAGCCCAGTACCTGCTGGACAAAAAGATGGAGTCACTGTATCTGGGCAACGCCCTGAGAGCCCTTCCCTTAGGCGCCGAGGCGAGTCAGTTCCAAAACGAACGCTACTACCTGGAGGATTACAGCAGCGGTAGCGGGAACGAGCGACTGCCAG AACGCCTGCATCATCCGCGCACCTCCAGTCCCAGCGAAACGAGTGGATCGGATCGCTACCTGCTGAACCGCAGCTCCAACTCGAACCACCTGCACTCCAAGGGCCAGAGCCTGTCGGACGGGCTGTGCAACCTGGGCCGCTTCTCGCCCAGCTTGGATCAGGGCTATGCCACGCTGGTCTCACCCTCTCCCACAGGTCACCATTCAAGTGGCGGAGCGGGCAATGTGACCAATTCCACCACGGCCAGTGGAGCGGGAATCATGGCTAGCAGTACGCCAACTACAACGCCGCGAAGAGGAGCCTCCAGCAATGGATtgggaggaggagcagcgtCTGGCACCGCCATTGGACCGCCGCCCTGGAACCGTAAAGGTCCCTTCCGCTGCGGTCCGCTCTTTGATCGTCTGCCCGACGAGGCCGTTGTACGGATCTTCTCATGGCTGGACAGCTGTGAGCTGTGCAACGTGGCGCGAGTCTGCCGTAGATTCGAGCATCTCGCCTGGCGGCCTATCCTGTGGAAGGTGATTTCGCTGCGGGGCGAGCACTTGAATGGCGACAAGACGCTGAAGATGATCTTTCGCCAGCTGTGCGGCCAGAGCTGCAATGGCGCCTGTCCGGAGGTGGAGCGCGTCATGCTCGCCGATGGCTGCCGCATCTCGGACAAGGGTCTTCAGCTCCTCACGCGCCGCTGCCCCGAGTTGACCCACCTTCAGCTACAGACCTGCGTGGACATCTCCAATCAGGCGCTGGTCGAGGCGCTGACAAAGTGCAGCAACCTGCAGCACCTGGATGTGACGG GCTGCAGCCAGGTGAGCAGCATCAGTCCTAATCCCCACATGGAGCCGCCGCGTCGCCTGCTGCTTCAGTATCTGGACCTCACGGACTGCATGGCCATCGATGACATGGGTCTGAAGATCGTGGTCAAGAACTGCCCCCAGCTGGTTTACCTTTATCTGCGCCGCTGCATACAAGTCACAG ATGCGGGTCTGAAGTTTGTGCCCAGTTTTTGCGTCTCGCTGAAGGAGCTCAGTGTGTCCGACTGCCTGAACATCACGGATTTCGGATTGTATGAGTTAGCCAAGCTGGGAGCTGCACTGCGCTACCTTTCCGTGGCCAAATGCGAACGGGTCTCGGATGCGGGGCTAAAGGTGATTGCCAGGCGGTGCTATAAGCTGCGCTACCTAAACGCTCGAGGATGTGAGGCCGTGAGCGATGACTCCATTACGGTTCTGGCGAGATCCTGCCCACGTCTGCGAGCCTTGGACATCGGGAAGTGCGATGTGAGCGATGCGGGGCTTCGAGCTCTGGCCGAAAGTTGTCCGAACCTAAAGAAGCTCAGCCTGCGCAGCTGCGACATGATCACGGACCGCGGGGTGCAGTGTATCGCGTATTATTGCCGTGGACTCCAGCAACTGAATATCCAGGACTGTCCGGTGTCCATCGAGGGCTACCGGGCGGTCAAGAAGTACTGCAAGCGCTGCATCATCGAACACACCAATCCGGGATTCTGTTGA
- the LOC6727896 gene encoding kappaPI-actitoxin-Avd3b, with the protein MLFKISCLLILLLLCLQQSHSIKRRCLQPLDVGKGKAYLRNWFYNSTSQRCQRFIFYGGASNGNNFHTQARCRKICLAPVSLPINLNSTGA; encoded by the exons ATGCTGTTCAAGATATCGTGTCTCCTCATTCTTTTGCTGCTCTGTCTGCAGCAGAGTCATTCGA TCAAACGCAGATGCCTCCAGCCACTGGATGTGGGCAAAGGCAAGGCCTATCTGCGCAATTGGTTCTACAACTCCACGTCGCAGAGGTGCCAAAGGTTCATCTTCTATGGAGGTGCGagcaatggcaacaacttCCATACCCAAGCTCGATGTCGCAAAATTTGCCTAGCCCCAGTTTCTCTgccaattaatttgaattccaCTGGCGCTTGA